The region AGATGATATCAAAAAATTAAACATTGCTCCATTTGTAGGAGTAGAATATATGTTTGAGAACGGATTCTTCATTGATGGAAGATATAGTTTGGGAGTATCCAACCTTTCTAATGATGGAAGCGGAGGGAAAGTAACCAATAGTTTTGCTCAAATTGGAGTAGGTTTCAAATTCGGAGGAAACTAGTGTTTTTCCTTCAAAATTATATAAAGCAGGACATTTTTGTCCTGCTTTTTTCATAAACGGCATTCAGTTTGCTATACCTGCTTTTATAACAACATTTTAAATTTTAAACAATGAAAAGATTATTATTACTAGGTGCTTTTGCACTGTTTGGTGGTATGGCGCATGCGCAGGAAGGTTTTAGGTTAGGTGGTCATATTGGAGCTCCACTTGGTGATGCTGCAGACGCTGCAAGTGTTACTATAGGCGTAGATGCTGCTTATATGTGGAATATTACCAAAGGATTGGATATTGGAGCTACTACGGGATATTCTCATTTTTTTGGAAAAGATCATGTAGATGACTTTGGTTTCATTCCTATTGCGGCATCAGGAAAATATCGATTTGCTAAAATTCCGCTTTTTGTTGGATTGGATTTAGGAGCAGCTATTTCTACTAAAAATTATATCAATAGCGGTTTATATGTGGCACCAAGAGTAGGATATCAGATGAAAAATACAGAACTGTATTTAGGATTCCAAAATATCAGCAGCAGATATAAAGATCATGGACCTTATTGGCATGACGACAGATTTAATTTTGGAGCGATTAATTTTGGTGTAAATTTCTTTCTAAAATAAAACCGAGAAAATATATATAGAAACTTCGTCTTTTGACGGAGTTTTTTGCTTTATGTTATAAACATATTTAAGTATATAGATTATTTTTTAAAAAGATCTTAAAATATATCAATTAATCAGTAAAATCATATTGATCCATTGATTTCACAATTTAAAATAGTATGAAAAATAATCTTTTTTGTTTTTAATTAATAAATTGTAGCTTTCTTATTCAAAATATTGTGAAAAAATTAAGAACCTCTATTTAGTTAGCTTTATTTCGGGAAAACACCAAATTTTAACAGTGATATTAATCATGTTAACAAATTTTAATATTAGAATAGACCACTATAAATTTGCAGTCAGAAAGTATTAAAATTATTAAAATGAAAAAATTATTATTAGCAAGTGCTATTGCACTTTTCGGTCTATCTAATGCACAGATCGCTCAAGGAACTACATATTTGTCAGGAACTTTAAACTTTGCTGCAAGCGAAGATAACAATACTAATGTTAAAACAAGTGATTTAAAATTAGTACCTACAGTAGGATATTTCGTTGGAACAAACTTAGCTGTTGGGGTTGGAGTAGGTTATGCTTCAAATGTTAGAAAAAATGAGGGTGCTACGCCAGAAACTAAATCTACAGTTTCAGCTGTTGTAGTAGAGCCTTTCGTAAGAAAATACTGGACTTTAGGTGATAAATTCTATTTCTTTGGTCAACTTTCTGTACCAATGGCTTTTGGTACTGATAAAAACGAAGTTTCAGGATTTGGTTCTACTAAAGAAAACTTCAATTCTTTTGGAGTGTCTGTTAAACCAGGTTTAGATTATTTCTTAAACAAAAACTGGACTCTTGAAGCTACTATTGGAGATTTTGGATACAGTAATTTC is a window of Candidatus Chryseobacterium colombiense DNA encoding:
- a CDS encoding outer membrane beta-barrel protein — encoded protein: MKKLLLASAIALFGLSNAQIAQGTTYLSGTLNFAASEDNNTNVKTSDLKLVPTVGYFVGTNLAVGVGVGYASNVRKNEGATPETKSTVSAVVVEPFVRKYWTLGDKFYFFGQLSVPMAFGTDKNEVSGFGSTKENFNSFGVSVKPGLDYFLNKNWTLEATIGDFGYSNFKYKNAKSVDNYNFGLDLASVGIGVKYVFAK